In the Tissierellales bacterium genome, GTGGTTGGTGAGAACCGATGTCGAGTATGTATTGTATGATCACTCTAGAGCAGCCAGTCTGAAATAAGTAAGATTTGGTCGGTAGTCACCGTTACATGACAGAGATTCGATTTATGATCCGATCTTACAATGAGGCTTTTTAGCAAAATAGGGTGGTACCACGATATGATTAATCGTCCCTATAGATTAGAGTAATCTTTTCTATGGGGATTTTTTTATTGCCTAGAAAAGTAAAAGATGATTGTAAAGATGACATAATAATCGATTTTACTAAAACCTGACGAGGAATATAGTGAAATGGTTTCTAGCGTAATATTTTTTGAGGAGAGAAGAAGATGGAAAGAGAGAGTTTTGGGTCGAAGTTAGGAATCCTAGCAGCAGCGGCAGGATCTGCAATCGGTCTAGGTAATATATGGAAATTCCCGTTTATAGTAGGACAAAATGGTGGAGCCGCATTTATTTTAGTTTATTTAGTATGTATTGCACTTATAGGTTTACCAGTTATGCTTTCAGAGTTTTCACTAGGACGTCATGCTATGGGAAATGCAGTTCAGTCATTTAGAGCTGTAAAAAAGACTGGTTTTTGGCATTTAGGCGGTTATATGGCAGTAATGACTGCGTTTATCATATTGTCTTATTATGCTATGATTGCAGGTTGGGTAGGATCGTATTTATTCCGTGCAGCTAGTGGAGCGCTTATGCAGATTCCATCGGGCTCACAAGATAGTTTCTTTAATGGACTTATTTCATCGCCAGTAGAAAATGTAGCGGCTTGTTTCGTGGTATTAGCACTTACTACTGTAGTTTGTCTATTTGGAGTAAAATCTGGTATAGAGAAAGTCAGTAAGACACTTATGCCTGTATTATTGTTATTATTAGTATATTTGATGTTCAAATCAGTTAGTTTAGAAGGAGCATCTAAAGGTTTAGAGTTTCTATTTAGTCCAGATTTCAGTTATTTAAAGGACCCAAGTGTTATATTAGAGGCATTAGGACATGCCTTCTATTCACTTAGTTTAGGTATGGGTATCATAATCACTTATGGTTCATACATTGGTAAAAATGAAAACTTGGGAGCACTTAGTATTCAAGTTACTATAGCAGATACACTTATTGCTCTTATGGCTGGTGTGGTTATATTCCCAGCGGTATTTGCATTTGGATTTGAGCCAACAGAAGGTCCTGGACTTATATTTATAACACTTCCAGCAGTATTTGAGCAGATGCCTATGGGCGGCGTGTTCGCGACATTGTTCTTTGCGCTAATAGGTATAGCGGCACTTACATCTACTATTTCACTTATGGAAGTTGTGGTAACATTCTGCTCTGAGCAGTTCAATTGGGTTAGAAAGAAAGCCACTGTTATAGTAGGAGCAGCACTTTTTGCACTTTCAATTCCATCTACACTGTCATTTAGCGTGTGGAGTGATGTAAAGATTTTTGGTCTTGGCTTCTTCGATTTATTCGACAAGACAGCTTCAAATATATTGTTGCCACTAGGTGGTTTGATAGTGTGTGTATTCGTTGGATGGGTATGGGGTACAGACAATGTAGCTAAAGAGGTCAGCAATGAAGGCAAGCTTAGCTTTGCTTGGAGAGGATTTTATGCTTTTAGCATAAAGTTACTAGCGCCATTAGCTATACTAGTGATTTTTGTAACCAAACTTAAAGAGCTATTTGCTTAAATAGAGAAATATCTAGTTTGATGTTATATATGTAGTAGATTTTTGCATATTAAAAGTTGGAGCTAGATTATATTAATTAAGATATCAGCGCAGAGCGTTTTGATATATGGATCCGATATTTCGGAGGTTTTCATATTGAATTTTGAAAATATTATCTCAAGAAGACCCTCTAGTGTATAATATTTTTGAAATTCAAGTGGATGTTCAATGGGGAAGAGAAGTCATAGCTATTTGCTAAGGCTTCTTTTATTTTAGGAACATGTAAAAAATGCTGAAAAAAGGTGTTTTAACTATAATGAGGCGGGTATACATTGTTTGGGAAAAGGTATTGCAGGGACTCTTTAATGTATGGAGCGTTCCTGTTTTTTTGTTTGAAATTGACAAATCTGGTTTAGTGTTGTAATATATTATTGTTAAGTCCTCATAGCTCAGTAGGATAGAGCGCTCCCCTCCTAAGGGAGAGGCCGGGGGTTCGAATCCTCCTGGGGACGCCAGATAAGACGCTTTTATAGGCGTTTTTTTTGTACCTAAATATAAGAAAATCGCTATTGAAAATTTCGAATTATATGTTTTTTTAACCTTGATTATGAATGATTTGTGTTATAATAATAACATATTTGGGAAATTTAATACATATTACAATAATTTAGAAATACGGCTGAAATATTGTAATGAAAGGGCTAAAAAATAAGGGGAAAGAGAAGTTGGAGGGAGTAGCATGTTAAAGTTTAAAAGGATAGGTACGAAGATTACAGTAGCTATAGTCATGGTTGGTATGATTATATCTCTTGGAATTGGAAGCATAGTGGGGCTTAAAGTATCTAAAGAATTTACAAGCGAGGCATTGAAACTAGCTGAGGAGACAGTCTCAAAACATACTGAGATGATAGACCGAAGCTTCAATACCACGGAAACTGCAGTTCAGATGCTTTCACAGAATTTAGAGTCAAATTTCAATCTCAGTGAAGCATTAAATGATCCAGAATATATGGTGGATTTTAAGAGCAATTATGTAAAAACAGTAGGAGACGTAGCTAAGAAATTAAATTATACAAAGAGTGTGTATATTTATTTCAATAGTGAGGTTTTTAAATCTGCTCACGATATTTGGTTTAAGGCAGATGAAAATAATAATTTTGCTAGACAGAAAGAGTTTGATCTTTCTTATTTTGATAGAGATGCTTCAAATACGGAGTGGTTTTATACTCCGATAGATACTAAAAAGCCAGTTTGGTCAGCTCCATACAATGATGCAACAGGACAGTTAGTTACATCTTATGCCATGCCGGTGGTAAAAAATGGTAGCGTAATAGCCGTAGTCGGAAT is a window encoding:
- a CDS encoding sodium-dependent transporter, with product MERESFGSKLGILAAAAGSAIGLGNIWKFPFIVGQNGGAAFILVYLVCIALIGLPVMLSEFSLGRHAMGNAVQSFRAVKKTGFWHLGGYMAVMTAFIILSYYAMIAGWVGSYLFRAASGALMQIPSGSQDSFFNGLISSPVENVAACFVVLALTTVVCLFGVKSGIEKVSKTLMPVLLLLLVYLMFKSVSLEGASKGLEFLFSPDFSYLKDPSVILEALGHAFYSLSLGMGIIITYGSYIGKNENLGALSIQVTIADTLIALMAGVVIFPAVFAFGFEPTEGPGLIFITLPAVFEQMPMGGVFATLFFALIGIAALTSTISLMEVVVTFCSEQFNWVRKKATVIVGAALFALSIPSTLSFSVWSDVKIFGLGFFDLFDKTASNILLPLGGLIVCVFVGWVWGTDNVAKEVSNEGKLSFAWRGFYAFSIKLLAPLAILVIFVTKLKELFA
- a CDS encoding cache domain-containing protein, whose amino-acid sequence is MLKFKRIGTKITVAIVMVGMIISLGIGSIVGLKVSKEFTSEALKLAEETVSKHTEMIDRSFNTTETAVQMLSQNLESNFNLSEALNDPEYMVDFKSNYVKTVGDVAKKLNYTKSVYIYFNSEVFKSAHDIWFKADENNNFARQKEFDLSYFDRDASNTEWFYTPIDTKKPVWSAPYNDATGQLVTSYAMPVVKNGSVIAVVGMDFNVSDVAEHLNSIKLYGSGYIYMMNEDYEFIVHPTEERGTSLESFDGGDEAVDEMAESRVGHAKITLSGEKKIAGFAKLKNGWTIASSIPAREVTRVVDQIMMLIGIIIAAGLVISMISAYIIG